In the Desulfosporosinus acidiphilus SJ4 genome, TTGTGGTCATTGCCGCAAACAACTATAGCCTGAACCGGTGCCTCAACCTTTAAAATTAGCTTACAAATCCATTTTGCCTTTTCGAGAACACCACATGCGCCGCACATAACCAAAAACGTTAAACGATCTTCATCTAACCCCAAATTTCTCAGGACATCTTTTCTATCGAGAGAACGTTCGAACTTCCGCATTACGGGGATCCCCGATATTCGAATGCGATTGGGTTCTATCCCACGAGCTATGAAACCCTCTGAAACCTTCGGGCAGCCTACGATATAGCCATCAACCCCTCGATGAATCCATTGACTATGAATCGTATAATCAGTAACAACTGCAGTCACCGGTACATTTAATTCACCCTTCATTCTTAACTGTGATAATACGCCGGTAACTGTTGGAAATGTGCAAACAATTACGTCGGGTTTTACCATTTCAATATAAGCAGCAAGCTGACTGCGCCCGAAAGAGTTTAGAAAACGTTGAAAGAGGGAATCTTCCGCTATTTCTTGTGTTTGTTTGTAAAACATCCCCCATAGTTTAGGTGCCCTCTTCATCATTGTTATGTACAATTTACAAAGGAAATAATTGAGATACTTGTTAAACTTACCCACAGAGTCTTCATGAATTATTTCTACAGATGGTTGGAAACTTTTTATTGACTCAATAAGCGCTTCAGCCGCCTTAACATGACCGGCTCCAAAAGTGGCTGAAAATATGAGCAATCTAATTGGTTTCAATTGATACCCTCCATATAAATAAGTCTAGTTTGAAATTTATTTTACTTCTCCACAGGCAACTAAAATTTATACGCCTCATGAGACAAAATCACTATGGAAAATTCGATATTATTCCTGTGAAATCCTCTTGAAAAAAGGAATAAATTAAGTCAAAAAGTCTAAACCTTTTCTAAAAATATTGAAGCCATTTTATTAGAACTAAAATCTTAACAATTATTTAAAAAATAATTAATAGTTTTCTAAGAATTGAAGTTTATTGTTATTATGGAGGTGAAACGAATGGTTAGCAATTTTGTCAATTCAGTTAAACAGCGTAATATATTAAAGGGACAATTTCTGCAGTTCATTTTCGTCGGGAGTCTCAATGCTATTATTGACCTAGGTTTTTTAGACATTTCATTATGGTTGTACCCTACTAATGACCAAACACTACTCATATTATTTAATACCGCAGCCTACATTTTAGCAATTGTAAATAGTTATATATGGAACTCGCGTCTTGCCTTCAAAGGTTATGCTCAAAAAGATGTTCGCGAAAAAGTATTTTTTCTAATTCAAGCGGGAATAAGCTTAATCATAAGCAATTTAATATTTATAGCAGGTATCCGCTTTTTTACTCTTTGCCGATTTTCCCTTTGGTTTATCCAGAATATCTCCAAAGTACTCGCCATGATATCCCCTTCTATCGCAAGTTTTCTGTTTATGAAATATTTTGTTTTTAAAAGACTAAAAGCGGCTTAGCCATTTAATTGGGGTAAAACGTTTTGATATACGATT is a window encoding:
- a CDS encoding UDP-N-acetylglucosamine--LPS N-acetylglucosamine transferase, giving the protein MKPIRLLIFSATFGAGHVKAAEALIESIKSFQPSVEIIHEDSVGKFNKYLNYFLCKLYITMMKRAPKLWGMFYKQTQEIAEDSLFQRFLNSFGRSQLAAYIEMVKPDVIVCTFPTVTGVLSQLRMKGELNVPVTAVVTDYTIHSQWIHRGVDGYIVGCPKVSEGFIARGIEPNRIRISGIPVMRKFERSLDRKDVLRNLGLDEDRLTFLVMCGACGVLEKAKWICKLILKVEAPVQAIVVCGNDHKLYQSLDNIVKEARNPVVRFKFIDNVDELMSASNIIITKAGGLIVSEALTKRLPLLIFKPIPGQEENNARFVSDIGAGRVAYTKKQLTDILNDLIANPEKIQHMSQAATQSFNGDSAEKGVEFILEMAANSSSYESISKMNASFTYSKQVRERAWRNSLLRISRPLLPVIKRSFSFFFRY
- a CDS encoding GtrA family protein — translated: MVSNFVNSVKQRNILKGQFLQFIFVGSLNAIIDLGFLDISLWLYPTNDQTLLILFNTAAYILAIVNSYIWNSRLAFKGYAQKDVREKVFFLIQAGISLIISNLIFIAGIRFFTLCRFSLWFIQNISKVLAMISPSIASFLFMKYFVFKRLKAA